A stretch of DNA from Acropora palmata chromosome 12, jaAcrPala1.3, whole genome shotgun sequence:
ATGCGCTAGtgtgaaaatttgaaaccaAAACTATGAACATTATTTTAGGAAAGGTTTAAGTTTATAAGCGCGAGGACCCCTGGGCTTTCAAACGTTGGCGTTCACACGTGGGAGCCTCAATGAAACACTCAATATCTATTTCAAAACTAATTGCTAGTATTTCGCCCGATGTTTCATTAATGTCGATAAAAGCGGTAGAACGGTATGTTTATTGTGTCACGGTTCATTGTTATTGCTGCACAAGTTAATATGTTAGTGTTCCATAAAAATAACGAAGAAAACCTCTATAACATTATGTATGTCATGATTTTTTACTTACTATGAGATATCAGCAGTAAGATCGATGAAATCAATAAAGCATCTTAGAAGTTAAAGACATTGTTTCTTTAGCAAAGGATTGTACTACTTGTCTGGATTGCTAACCTAAATATAATGACAAAGAAAAGGGGTCTGGTTTGTAGACTCATACGCACACCCGAGTCTTCGACTGGGTGTCGATCAGTTGTTATAAAATATTACGATATCACGCGCTCTTTCATTGGTCAATAGGTGTGTGAAAACACGGTTGTGACATCACACGAATTTTGGTTGGTTATGTGTTGTCAgatgcgcgttttgattggctagtgGGAAATATGAGCGCGTCGAAAGTCTATTTCGatcaagaagtaaataaatgGCATTTTCCTCCATTTGTCGAATCGTTTCcgtaaaatattttacaacagcaaaaaacgattttttttttttccgttttacATAGCGTCATGTAGTAACTCGGGAAGTTGGAACAATTCTCGACTTcatctcgggtttgcataactgtttCGGATTCACCCAACTCCCCTAGCGTTTATATGAGGCTATGTAAACAAGGAATAAAGTCTCGTATTGTTTAAACCAATGAGAGGCTCCAGTTAAGATCACCGTTAAGTTATCTCGGCCCAAGTACAATCCTGCGTCATAAGTCAGTCGGGATCATAAACAAGGTCAGTTTCCTCCGGCcacgtccacacgaagacgattgtaaacgcaaacgctagtaaacgcaaacgctagtaaacgcaaaGTTTTTTATGCctttaggccttccgtccacacgaagacgatgaaaacgctcaccgtaaacgcataaattcgaaaacgctctccaaagtggataaatttgaaaacgccgtctatgcgtcttcgtgtggacggccgtaaacgtatattttcgtaaacgctgtgaaaacgctgacgtcaGATGTCAGCCCCAGTCTCTTTTATCGAGTGGCGCTGAAGCAACGATTGCAGGCTCGATAGCGCATGCGCGTTCGGTGTATGACAtcgttttatgcgtttacgagcgttttcgtgtggacgggtgaaaacgctacgtaaacgatgatcgtcttcgtgtggacggagataaaaatatgcgtttactagcgtttgcgtttacaatcgtgttcgtgtggacggggccttagtcTTATGACTTGATTTTGATAGCGATCAGTTGATCTTCGTCTGAACTAGGCTTTCAGTCGtacctggggcccgtttctcgaaagtcccgagaacttttcgggcccgaaaagccattcgtaaaactgcgacctgcttattctgtaaagctggtcttttcatatgttgtagagggaataaaaataattataactgcaaagtttcgtgcctcaagacgccttcattttgaagatacaaagagaattatgtcacccgatttacgcccgaaaagtttcgggactttcgagaaacaggcccctggttGGAGAAAGACTGCCTATGTTCCGACAGAAAGACTGGATTCTGTTGAAACTGTCTTTTGTCCAGTTGGAAACTTCTGTCCTTGCGCCTCTATTGGTCGTCCAGATCGGATAAGACCTTAGAAGCTAGCTAGTTTACCCATGTTTTATTACTGTATTaccttttctattttattacCTTATTACAAGGAACAGGGCCCTCAGATTCCAATGACCATAAAAATGTCAACAATATTTGATTTGTATatctttattcattttttgtttgtttgtttaatcTTACGTCTAGCGACATAAAACTAGGAAAAAGAACCCGCTGATGCCAAACTAAAAAAATCACAGAagtgataacaaaaaattgaccggatatatttatataaaaaaaaaaaaaaaaacctcgcAGACCGCTAGTTTCTGAGGCACTTAAAGAGGCCTTGTTTGCCTCTTACTTATattggacaatttttttgtctgtttgcttagcttgttgttgttgttgttgttttttttttcttgctgttgATGATAACTCGACACAAGAGGAGCGTTTAAATCAGATTACTCAAAGTGTTGCAGTAACGCTGCTGGGCATATTATATTATTACGCCGTTACATAAgtcaatgtttttttattagtcGAGATaagaacacttttttttttattgaggTTAGAGATAACAACACTTGCTTCTTCATCAAATTCCTAAATGAAAAGGTATCAAGTTGGACTAGCGCATTGATAATGGGGACTTTTCAATTGATCTTACAACACAATGTTCCATACCTGAAGCTTCCCAAAGGTCTTTTACACGGGGACCAGTTGATCTCAATGTAGAACTTATAGTTACACATTAGTTATTAATTGACTTAAGACCAATCTTTTCCATTGTGACTTCATAACAGGTAACAAGATGTTTTGTTAATAGCTGGTTTTAAATCCGTGAAAGAAAATCATATCAGTATTATTAAAAGTATCCTCCATCAAAATGTTCCTTCACAATTTCTGGATCATGGACGCGTCAGTCAGCGCTCTGGTTTTTCTAAGTGCTATTTATGGTGAAAAAATGCGACGAACTGGACAACCAGCGCATGTGTCGAAGAGCTTGGAGGGCACCAAAGCGGATCATCAAGAAATCACAGCGACAAAACCGCCTCATTTACAGAAGAAAGAACTTCACTTTGTGCAATATTTATGTCTTAACTTTTCGTACTTCGCCGCAATGGGTCTAACCGTTGTAATTCTACAATATTTTCCTTCCGTTATGATCGCCTTGCAACATATCGCCGTTATGGGTTTTATTGTCATCGCGTTTGCGCAATGGATTCCGTTTAAGATAGGGTACCTTCTAGGTATCACATTTGGTACCGTGTGGTTGTTCTCCGTGAGAACTCAGTTCCGATGGATCATTAACAACTTGATAATCACAATGTTTGCTTTCCTTTCGAGTCATGTGCAGTTCCGAAACTTTGCTTTCTTACAGATATTTCTGTGGACTGCGCTTGTCTACGACGTCTGCCTTCTCGCACAGATGAACCAAGCTCCTCAGGTGTTAAGCATTGGCGAATGCGGAAACCTTCTTTGTAAGTTATTTGAAATGAACAGTAACTGGGAACTTCCTTCAATGTTTACTGTTTGCTTTGGCGAGAACGAGAGTTACGTTTATCTTGGAACTGGCGATATCATCATCGGATCCATTGTAGCAAACTTTGCAATGTCATTTTTCAAGTCTTCCAAGTGCCTGATTGGAGTGGTTGCAAGTTATTCCACTGCAATTGGGCTTTTGAGTCGGGTGGAAAATGACCGACCGTATCCCGCGTTGATCTCTATCGTACCTGTGTGTTCTTTTGCGCTCGTTGGATGCGCAGTTGTctgcaggaaaacaaaacgattATTCTCGTTGAACAACAAGGATTGCGGTGATGATTTACGCAGAGAAGAGGATTTTATTGTCATTTGACGAAGCTTGGGTTTCGCCAAGCAGAGTTGAACAAAAATGGATAGCAGACAAGAAGACGCCACTTCCCTAGTACATTTACATTCTGTCTAAGGATTGTTGTTCTCACCTTCATCGACCCCGGAATCATAGAAAACTGAAACTACTTTTCGCGCAAACTCGGGGATCTCGCATGGTAGGCGAGAGCCATAACCATTACTTCAGAGAGCGCTTTCTGTTGATTTTATTAGGAAGCGAACACAAAATAGAAAGGAAACTAGAAAATGGAACGGCCAAAGCTACACCAGCCCCGTGGTGCAAACCTCGTTGTACGCATGGACACAACAGTATGGCAGGCAATACACAGGCAGCCCAAACAAACTTACGATTACCAAGTGAACAACGCACTGACAATGAGTGCTTGCATTTTAGCTAATGCTTCGTCTAACTGTAAATGCAGAAACTCGCTAAGAATTCAAGTCTTGACTACTAGTTTGGTTTGCCTTAAGAAGCAAGGAAATGATTTTGTTGCACTTTTTCTAAAGAATAGTAAAGAATCAAGCGTAATCTATTAAGATTCTTCTTGCatagtttgatgctactctagctaaaaaagaatgcaatttaaaatataatgaTGCGAGACCCAACTTTTGGACACTCCTGTCTTGTGTCTTCATCAGGGGTGATCTAAAGTCGTTAAGCGCTCCTTCTCTACACTCACTCTTATTAATGATTTGCAAACAGGTGTTAGGTACTTCAGGTGAAAGACAGCCATCACCACAGTTTAAAGGAGCGCAGGCGGAGTTTATATGCCAAGCTTCCAGGGCGTAGATAGTACCGCCTGCTCATGGTGATAACTTAGGGATTCCATCCCAATGTATGATAGGTTTGGAGTTTATTttcgaacaaaaaaaaaaaaaacagaagccGAGTTGGCACTTTTTACAGAGAAAGAAGgcttttttaaatattttttttgtaattgttattttatttatttttttttgttttaacccCCTGTGAAGACACTATACAGGAGCGTCGAAACGTTGGGTCTTGgcgtagtctccttcgcagccgttattagggtcgccACGCAACGCTCCTTCGCATTAGTACGGGAgagcgttacgtgacgaccctagTAACGGCTGCGAACGAGTCTAGAATTGTAACTTTTTAGGTTGCATTCCTTTTAAGCCAGATTAGCAACAAActatgtctgattgtccacctggctGATACGTGAAGTGTAATCTACATGATTGTTTATGTTTATTTGAGAAAATGATAACTCTGTAATACAAAACAATTAActtatttgtaaaaaaaaaacaaacaaacaaacaaaaaaaacaacaacaacaaaacatttagttagaaataaacaaatagtGTATTGACAACGCGACAAAAATTTAGAACTAAGAGAGACGATCTTTATGTCAGCTTAAGGCGGGGGTACACCCAAAAAAAGGGTATTTTTTGAACAAATTTTAACAACCAATATTTGACTTGAAACTATAGGAAACCATATATTTCTGCAAAGTTTATGAACTAAGgaatatgaaaaaatatattttatgccTGAAAAGCTAATTTTAATCTCATACTAAACAGTTAATTGCACTACATGCTGGGTGGTACCAAGGCTCACTTGAGAAAATATATCTCCTGCTAGAATTGACCAAATTGAAAGGTTTTTATGTCATTTTAAAGAAGACAGACTGCTGGTTGTTTTAAGCATAGAGATTTAAGAAGtaataaaagcatgaaaaataatgattcagTAAATTTGACTCAAAAAATTCAAGGCACATTTTACTTCATAACTGCCATAAAatgcattcttttcaaaattgctaTGCTTAAAACACAAAACTAATTGACAGCAACAAGCcctgaaaatttcatatcAATTGGATAAATCGATCTTGAGATATCTTTTCTTAAAGACTAAAAACATGCGCAAGGAGAAAAATGACTTCAAAGTAAAAGTTATTGTTACAATCGACTTTCTCATTAATTATGCCACAGTAATGAccctctttttcaaatttaatacAAGCAGGAGGCTTCTACAATCATTTTAGAAGCCTCCTGCTTCATAAGCAACTCCTTCAGCTTCTCTTAGAGCTTCTTCCCAGCGGGTGTGCAGAAGCTGCTCTCCTTGATggcgtttcttttcttttgtacttGCTTGCAGATCTGACTTCCTCTTTCTTTTATTGTCTTTGGCAGTGGATGCCATTCTTGTGGATGATCCACCAGGGATGGAAAGCCTTTCCATGACTCTCAGTCTACTCTTAGCTCCACTATGAAAGTGGCATACTGCTGATGCTACTGCACACCTTACCACTTTCACACCATGGTGTTTGTGTTTTGGGCACCGCACCCATACCATAGAGTTCACACACTTGTTTGGATTTTGTGTTGTTCCCAGTACACACCTTTCCAGAAGTTTTTCATCACTCAATGTCATAAAAGTAGGGCGAAGCACTTCAAGAAAGACTTCTGGTAAGCAGTCATGATCCTTATAGGTTGAAGTGCCAGTTGCTTCATCCTGCCTCCATCTGCACTAAAACACcgttcattttcaagtgcttCTAGGATATTTTCCACTTGTTTATAATATGCTGCTTTCGTGAGGCAAGGCATGTTCATAATGCTACAAAATGCAGCAAGACCTTCATAACCACTACCAGTTTCAATAGCATGATAAACTGCTCGGTGGTTGATGTCATAAGATGTTCCCCGCTGTGTGACACTCTTGGATGTTGAAAATGGTGAAGACTCATGGCAGGTGTTGCATTCCAGTGAAAGTTCTGACATTAGCCCTGCTCTTCTTGTTTTGTCATCTTGCAGAATTAATATTCCTGCAATGAAAGACGAATTACCAATAAGCGAGATTAGTGAGACAGCAGTAAGGTTTGACAGGAACACATAACAGGAATGGACCGTATTGTAAAAAGATGTTAATAGACCTAACTCTTGCGTGGCCTGCTATAACATTCCATTCAAATACTAACACCGGTAACTGTACTTAAAAGAGATATGAAAGAGCCGATACTTATGAGCCAAGGTCGAAAGCACTTCCCAGGATGAAACACGAAACATACATGTCTATCTGCAAAGTTTCTCACCTTCATTACACACGTGCGCGCTTGAGACTGCCTTCGATAATTTTTCTAGGTCCACCATTCTGTATCCCTCGCTTTCCCTGGTTTGGAAAGAACTCTCGTTATCCGAACTTTCCGAAGAAAAATCAATCTTTTTATGCTCCATTTTCTTCCTTGATGGCCCAAATGGTTTTTCGCTGTCTGAGTCGGACGAATTTTCAACACCAGAACAACTTGGTTGTGTACTTGTTTCGATATCATAGCAAGGAACCTGTTTCTGTCCCTTGATTTCGTATCTCTGCCTCCCAGAAAAAggttttcctttccttttttgtttgtaggaGGTTCTCGCTTTCTTACCGACCATTCTCAGTCAATTTTACGCCGATATAAGACTCTTATATTCATTTGTAAAGGTAGATGCCGTCTTTACTTCGATCAATTCACTTAGCTTTGCATTTTCAGGAAGTACTTCATGTTAGATTAGCTCGTCTTTGCCATATATTGATGCAAATAAGTTGAATGCAGTGTCCCCAATCAAATGAAGCCTGGAAAGCCGTTGATACGCGATCAAAAGGACTGGAAAAGTTAACGACGCTGTTTCCGTTGCTATGGCAACCAAATCAACAAACGCCAGCGGGAAATTTAAAATCGCAATTAATGAGATAAAAGAGGAAAagcaaacttaaatatcttaAGATGCAAAAtcagagtaaaaaaaaaaaaaccgcattttttggtgaaatttgGGTATACCCCCGCCttaatttgtaatgttttaggTCGTTGCGTGATGCTAAAGTCACCCCTGCAATGGAATTGCGTCGGAAGTCCATTTGTCACgaaagagttgaaaaactttttccaGTCCACTTATTGCGATTGGTTGATAGAAAACTGGAGCCAAGGTAACGATTTAGCAACAATGATGGCGTCGGCTGTGTATTTTGTTTACTTCTGGAGGCGCTGTTTTTTATCAGTTTCCTCAGCAAAACCTTAATTACCCCTATTTAAACGATGCTTGTTGTTATTTCAAGCCTGCTGAAACTCGTTCAGCGTTGAAATCTGCCTTTAAAAATTGCATTGGTGACTTTCGATCGAAGATGCCGCGTGGTTGAAAGATTCTGAATTTTAAGCAAGTTGACGAAAAAAAAGATGGATAAATTTCATCGAAATAAACCAGCTATTCGGATTAAAGTTATAAGTATGGGAAATGCTGAGACAGGAAAGGTAGGTATAGTTGAAAGTCATCTCAGTTTTATTAAAGCTTGTCAAACTTTAATTATATAAGCTAAGTAATACTTTGAGCTACAATGAACTTACGTAGACCAGAGACCCAACGGTTTGACAGTTTGTACGTACTACCTTCCGTGTTCATCTGGCTGTGTTAGATTATATTTGAGAATACTTGTTCACTTACATTCAACTTGCAGACTAAAACTGTGCAGtgctttattattattttattattattaatattatttttccttataaACTATGTTAAGTGACTAATTCTTCACTAAATGTAGCAtgatttttattatcatgtcACTTGTGTAATccattgtaataattattattataagtcCTCATGAATAATTAAGGAACATGATGTTATAACATCAGTTAACAGAGGAATCATCTCTGAGGTTTTCTATTAGATGTAATTCTAAACTGAAGTGGGAAAGATTGACAATTGGTCATGGTTTTTTGAAACAAgtcatgcaatttttgtaGAGTTCTGGAGGCTTGcaggaggttgctaagcaccaAGAGAGAAGCATAAGAGTCAAATTATGAGCCATTATGCTCGTGTAAGTCATTGGATCCTACATACATAATTCAATGGCTTGAGTTACCAGTGTGTGTCCATAAGATTACGGAGCATGCtcatgaaatcaaatttatgAAATTGCATGACTTTGCCGTCTATGTTATCATTTATACAAGCAAAATAcacagctatttcaatttacgttgtCGGATGAAAGCTTCAAGCGTACGCGACATCCGCAAAGGAGCTGCAACCTCATCCACTTGATCATCCACTTGAAACcccaatatttctttcatccaAATGGCTCACCATCGGAGATCTTCGCTGTATGGACGAGGCATCGTTATTTTGCTGATAGTAACTGTTATTCATTAAGATCCCATATTCCCCTTCGGTCTTTTCTTGCAGGCTAATGAGGCTTTGATCCGACAATGTAAATTGAATTAGCTGTAAACATGTGACTGGAAACCTAGCTGCCAATTTAAGTTACACCTGATCATTTGAAGAATGAGTCATAaaacaaaaccgaaaaaaaagcaaaaaaccaaaaaacaaatgacACTGTTGCTATTCATTGAGCTGCAAATAAGCTGCTCCTATTCTGTAGTTTagtcaataaattataataaattattgtagtatttattaattttgctgaCTAAATTCCTAAGTAAGTTTTaaattaattcagtgcaaGAAGCTGTCAGGTAAAAAGTACCTGCAAATCCCAATTCAGATTAGATCATGTTGGATTGTGATTCTGATtagatcaataattattgtgattaaAAAGCAGAACTTGTTTATATGAAATGAACTTGTTGATTTTTAGAGTTGCATTATCAAGCGCTATTGTGAGAAGCGATTTGTTAGCAAATATATGACAACCATTGGAATTGACTATGGAGTAACAAAGTGAGTTGTTTTCACTTGGCATTTTAGTTGAGTCTAATTATTCCAGTGCAAGAGAAATGGCAAGTTAATGGAGTAATCAATTTGGAAATTGCTAGTTGCTGGGTGGGGTAGTGTTGCAGATATTTACAAAACTCTTGATAttataaagtaaaataatttgttacAGACAAGACCAGCAGTTTCTCATGagcatatttatttttttatttttttattttttttaatgtaaccCTTttgtttgggaaaaaaatgatacACTTGTGAGGAGTTTGTTGTTTGCCTTCGTTACCTTCTTTCATTTACTTCTCAGGGTTTCAATTAATGACAAAGAAGTTAAAGTGAATATATTTGACATGGCTGGACATCCAGTATTTTATGAGGTACACACAaacaccaataattattgtatttgttCATACAGTGTATGTGTGGTAAAATTTACAGTCGCAGCAGCtggggattttttttttctgcctaGAAGTCTGTAGCTGTTCAAAGGCTGGAATTTTCACTATTTATTGAATAAATCACTTTTCATGTGATAACTGATGATTAACAGGTTTTGGTAGTAATCATTCTCTGGAGATTGATCTATCCAGTGGATAGAACTTTCAATTGGATAAGTCACTTTAATATCAAATAGTTATTgaaagcattgtttttatgCATCCGTCCACTTTTTAGTGATGTAACTGCGTCACATTGCCAAAGTTGTTGTGGTCAAGTTATGCGCTGCAGGCAATTTGTCTTTGACAATAAGAAAATTAACCAccaaaatggtctattgcttgGCTAAAATGAGGGGGCAAGATGCAGTAAACAGCTGTAAACATGCATTTTATACAAATTGATGCAAACATTGTCAATAGCTTTTCTCGCTTTCTGGTTGGCTTCTTACAACagtcaataaaattttgttggcGAAAATAAATGGGTGAgagtttgatttttatttgtcaATCTGTGCCCttatttatgataataattagcCAATTATTGTGCACAAGAATTTAGGCAGTTATACAAATATCCATTGGACACCTAACAGCAGATTTTTACACTGGCTAGCTCTACCCATGCCAATTCTGACTCAGTCATGAAACAAAACTAATGTTTTGTAAGTTTTGGACTGCCTAGGAAATGGCacattttgtgaaagaaaaaggtaCAATTCACTTTGCACAGGACTGCAAGGATgtattttactgaaaaaaaaagaaaattgttttgggTTATGACTGCACTTTAGGAGTGACAGACTTTTACATGATCACTTACATGTGTAGATCAACATCAAATTTTGTGACATTGCAACTCAACAAATGAAACTGTTAAtttgcaaacaaaattaaactaagaTCAAa
This window harbors:
- the LOC141860144 gene encoding uncharacterized protein LOC141860144, which codes for MFLHNFWIMDASVSALVFLSAIYGEKMRRTGQPAHVSKSLEGTKADHQEITATKPPHLQKKELHFVQYLCLNFSYFAAMGLTVVILQYFPSVMIALQHIAVMGFIVIAFAQWIPFKIGYLLGITFGTVWLFSVRTQFRWIINNLIITMFAFLSSHVQFRNFAFLQIFLWTALVYDVCLLAQMNQAPQVLSIGECGNLLCKLFEMNSNWELPSMFTVCFGENESYVYLGTGDIIIGSIVANFAMSFFKSSKCLIGVVASYSTAIGLLSRVENDRPYPALISIVPVCSFALVGCAVVCRKTKRLFSLNNKDCGDDLRREEDFIVI